In the genome of Oncorhynchus gorbuscha isolate QuinsamMale2020 ecotype Even-year linkage group LG05, OgorEven_v1.0, whole genome shotgun sequence, the window CAGTCAAATTTCTCTAGCAAAATGTTTGCGGTGCAGTATTGTACACTGACAAACGCATTAACTTCAGCCTGCAACATGCTCATGTCTTTCTCAGTGACTTTGTTTAGTTTCTGATAGCGTGCCATTGTTTGCATCCGCTTGTTAACTATAAAGGgtatatagtggtatatagtgTAACTTTACGTTGTTTAAGTTGTACCACCACGATCATCATTATCATGTACCAGCTGGTGTGACTTGATATCAGTAGGAATCTTGCTTCAATCAGCTGTCTCGGCTAATAACTGGAAGTAGTGGTAACTTACAGACAACTGCGAGAGATCGTCACTTAGCTAACATTTGTGTAGCTAAATAATTAAGCCAACTAGTTAGTTAgtttggtagtagttacagcagTCCCGGGGCCCCGGTTTGGTTTCTGCCCTAGCACTAGGCAgatgattcaaataaccaactcatcgtCAAGCGTTGCTTATTTCAACCCCTGGTTTATAGCATGGCAACAATAGATTGAGTGATTGTTttgttaaacctttatttaactaggcaagtcagttaagaacaaattcttatttacaatgacagcttacTGGGAACAAAAAACTGCCTTGAAGAACaactgatttttaccttgtcagctcggggactcgatcttgcaaccttttggttactagtccaactttctaaccactaggctacctgccgtcccagcAAATAACCGAAGTGATTATGCAATGGAAATCACAGGTTTTCCCTTTTTTTAATTAAGTTAAATGAAAACAGACTGGGCAGGGATATGGGTATGATTACCGCAAATTAGACCTAATTGAAAACATGGACTTGTCAGCTTTTTCCTAGATCAGAGTTTAAGTGTCCACTTTGTAGGTTCAATTCATATTCTGTTTTATGACAGGCGTCTGCAGCATTTAATCCGTTCAAGGATTTAGGgcttttattaggatccccattagctgttgcaaaagccaCATCAATTCTTCCTTGGGTCCACATATAACATAACAATACAGAAcagtaatagacaagaacagagaTGCATACGTTTAAAAGTGTATAATGTGTTGACCGAACACTACATGCATAACTTATACATACCAGTTAACATTTACATACAAGTGTAATGAAGTCAGATAGGGGAGAGGTGTTactttatttgttttttaaaaccaTGTTTGGTGTTCACTTGGGCTGTCTGagatgggagttccatgcaatcatgGCTCTAAAAAGTACTTTAcctgaatttgttctggacctgggggctgtgaaaagacccctagTGGAGTAAGTTAATTTTGGGGGGAATTTTCATATTAATGTTTCctataaaaacaagaagtgatgcagtcactCTCAACTTATAACCAAGAGAggctggcatgcatagtattgtTAAATGCTAATAAAACCAAATGTATTTTGTTCTCTCGGTCTTGTAATATTGACCGTGAGAACCTGCATATTTGCACATTAAAGAGAGCCTAAATTGAGCAAAAATACTTGGGTATTTTGATTGACAATAAGCTCTCGTAAAACACACATTGGAAagtagccctctgattacagtgAAGAGCAAGACTGGCTGCTCTGTTCTGGATCAGCTGCAGCTTTCTTAGGTCGTTCTTTGCACGACCTGACCATATGACTGGGCAATAATAAAGATAACAGCCTGCATCTCTTTATCACGGACAGACTTctctccatctttacaaccattgagtTGTAATTGAACCATTATGCTTTAACCaagacagtttacaatctaaggtaacaccaagtagtTTAGTCTAATCATCTTGATCAAAAGCCACATTATTCATtatcagattcagctgaggtctgtCTATAACTTAAGGAATGCTTTGCACCAAATACAATGGTTTTAGTTTGAGAGATGTTTAGGACTAGTCACCCATTCTAAAACGGAACAACTCTTTGTTTAGGGTTGCAATTATTTCATTATCTGTGTTTTCGGCGTGTATAATGGTGAATCATTCGCATACATGGACACAGGCTTTACTTAAGGCTAGGTATGGCATTAGTAAAAATAGAAAACAGTAAATGCCCAAGAGAGCTGCGACACACCAACATCaacttttttaaatacatttttttacatagGCAAGTTgggcaagaacaaattcttatttacaatgacagcctactgggaacagtgggttcactgccttgtttaggggcagaacaatTTATTTTTGCCAAGTCAGcttgggattcgatccagcaacctttcggttactggcccaacgctctaaccactagacttaCCTGCCACCCCACTTGTTGTATTCATAGGATGTGTTATATGCACATGCATGCGTGGTCACATCTGTGCAACAACTGACATGAGTGCTTTCATATCGTGTGAAGCAGGTAGAGCAGGCAGGTAGAGACTAGAGTGCATTGTAAAGTAAAAGTATCTGACATTTGAAGTAGTCCCAGAGAACATATTTGTTGCATGATTAATGCATGGATTGCATGCCATTGTGAATTGAATTATGAATATGTAGGCTAGGACACTGTTGCCTGTCATGTTTTTTAAAGCGTTTCCACACGGAAAAGTCTAAACAGAATCCTTGTGACATCCCAACTCTGATGTAACCCTTTTGAAATGGACATTTTCAAACGGCTTTGGTTTAGGTTAGGGACGTTTCAAGGATCCAGGAAAGCACTAAATGTTTCCACACAAGGCCTTTCACTTCCTCCCTCTTCACTTGGTCACAGCTGAAGTGTTGGTGGTGCCGTTCAACACTGATTCAGAGATGATTAATGCACTAGCAGAACCTGCCAGATCATGTTGCAGTTTCTTATCTTGCAGATGCCATTAAAATGCCATTAACAAATGAGACACATATAGAGTTTCCTAGAACTTAAATGCATTGAATGATATGTAAAATATGCAATAACAAGAAAGATATGAGGGATAAAATGTTCCTACTAATTTCCTTAATAATATTGACATTTGTTTATTGACATGTGGTGATGTCATGGTGAGCTGGTTAACTCCCAGGGAgtgtccctaatggcaccctattccctatagtgatGTGGAAAAAAATTAATACAGTTACATTTTTGGGATATTACTTTTGACAATGTATCGTTTTGACAATACCGCAATATTATTTTTTgagctagttggctgtacctgcgctagttggctgtacctgcgctagttggctgtacctgcgctagttggctgtacctgcgctagttggctgtacctgcgctagttggctgtacctgcgctagttggctgtacctgcgctagttggctgtacctgcaccaaaaccaCAGTATTTTTCCTTCAAAGCTCGTTATCCAAATGGGGAGACaattttgttttcagcacttttatttccatgactgatatACACTTgttttcccatgtctctctcttgtccctctgcagcagacatatgatGAGCAAtttgtttggaacatcgaatcgcaataaaatcacagtatcgcattacatatagaattgtgagaatcgctatactgtgattttttttttggtgtgtgtgtgtgtgtgtgcgcgcgcgcgcccgtccgtccgtccgtccgtggcGTAGATTGTGAAGAAAGTGGTGCTCAGGTGATGATTTAATTTGTTTTACTTTTATTTAGACGGGGATCaccattgagaccagggtctcattctCAAGGAAGCCTTGTGAACATGAATCCACAATTCAATACAACAAGATTAATCAAAACAAACACAACTATCACATATGATCTCCCTCAAATTGGCTCTAAACTGTCCAATGGAGACCAGCGAGTCAAGTCCCCAGCTCAGTGGAGACCCATGGGTCCTCCAGAACCAGACAGTCCAGAGAGCGGGGCTGAAAGTTGCTGGATCTCCAATTATTACGTGAGCCGAGGTAGTTGGGGattctgaagaacccttttaaatACAAAAAGTAGGCAATGTTGAGCCCTTCTGGTAGTCAGACTCCCAGCAAACAGAACTATAGAAAATGCAGTGATGTGTATGAAAATTGTCCCCAGTGATAAAACACAGTGCTGAGTGATAGACTGAGTCTAGAGGTTTTAAAACAGAGGCTGCAGCATGTATGTAGACTATATTACCATAATGAAGTACTGGGAGAAGTGTTATTCAAGCAAATCTTCCTACTACTTTCCAAAGTGAGGCAGGATTTATTACTAGAAAAGAAACCAATCTTATTTCTCTTTTTTTTGGTCAGTTTTTCAATGTGTGTTTTAAGAGCTTATTGCCAATCAAAATACCCAACTTGCTCAATTTAGGCTCCATTTAATGTGCAAATATGCAGGTCCTCACGGTCAATATTATGAGACGGAGAGAGCAAAATACATTTGGTTTTATTAGCATTTAGCACTAGTTTAAAATTGGTAAGCAATTTTTGAATTGAGTCAACAAAGTTGAAGGTCATGAATGGCCTGCTGTACTGAGGGCACGGGGGTAAATAACTGTATGATCCATGTAGAGATGAATGTTACAGGTTTTAACAGACAAATATTATTTGTATAAATAGCGAAGAGAGCAGGGCCCAGAATCAACCCATGTGGCACACCTTTCGTAATATTGAAGAAACTACATTTGATTCCGTTAGATAGGCAACTTGCAATTGGTTCAATAACTATTTCAGACAACCTTTGAACAAGTAAGAAATGGTTAACTGTGTCAAACGCCTTTGACAAGTCAATATATAAGTCAGCGCAATTACTTTTTTATGATCTAAACAATATAGCACATCATCTAAGATAATTGTAGCCACTGAAACAGTGCTATGTCCAGGTCTAAAACCTGGGTGCTCATTAAGAACAGAATGAGAAGTTAAAACCGTTCTAGGCTGAGAGTTGGCCAGGGATTTTGTCAAGGCAAGATGGCTTGGAAATTGGACAGTAGGTATCCAATTCAGAAGGATCTCTGCCTTTGTGTAGGTGGAAGACTTGTGCCCCTTTCCAGATCTTACGGATAACCACAGAATAAATTGTCAAGTTAAAACTATAGGTTAATGATTCTGCAATAAGTGGGGCAGAAAACTGCAGCAAAAGGGGATCAAGCCCCAGAGGATTATTTTACATCGCTCTTCAATAAGGCATTTAGTACATCATAGACATGGTTGAAATAAATTAAGAATTGGCACCTAGCTATTGTAATATATCCTGAGGTCCCTTGCAATTCCCACCCCtaattccctatagagtgcacaacttttgaccagggcccatatataGGAAATAGGACGCAGAGAGCTCAGTTTCCTGCTCTAATATTAGTCCAAGGTTAACAGGAGGGATAATGCACGGAGGGATCCCACAGGTTACTCCTCTGCCTTTTTGCTGAGGCTTGTCCTTTTAGGCCACTCCTCAGTAACGTGGGAAATTCTGGCACAGAAAGCAGCTGGCCGATTATATGTAGGCTAGCTTGCCTTGAACCACCCTTTGGTGAGCAGATATCAGTGACTGACTACCCtgtggacaggacagcacagagGACAGTACAAACAGAACCATTTTGCACCATATATATTTTGAGGATTCATGCAATCCAAAAGCATTTGATTCATTTGTTGATGCCATTAGTTGTAGTTTTTTTCAGCCATAAACATAAATATCAAATCATTGGGGTTGATTTATGCACTTGTAGATTATTAAAAGTACACACATTTTTAATTATCATTATTTATGTAGAGATTTCACTTCACACACGTTCTCAGTGTTCCAAAATATCCAGACACCTGTTGTGAAAAGTATGAAAGAGTATTTGATGTGTGAGGTTTCAGTGCAGGGAGGGTTCAACCAAATAGGACTGCGGAACAGGATGAGTGCTATGGAGGGATTGTGTTCCTGTTTGATCCATAACATTTGCATCACTATTTATTGAACATTTCTACCCCTACCCTCCTCTTTCACCTTAGGTACAAGAATTATCTACGACCGGCAGTTCCTGCTGGAGTGCCGCACTTCCCCGCTGGCCAGGACTCCGCCGTACTCTCTCCCTGACATTCCAGGGGTCACCAGCCCACCCTCAAAACACATCATCAATGTAAAGGCCCATAATGGAGAACCACTGTACAACAACATCACGGTACCTGCTGACAGGAGTGCTGGTAAGAACGTGATCCAGTCAAGCAGGAAAACTATTTACTCGTATCTCAGAGATTACTGTGCCAACAACAAAATAACATCCCTGAAAACAGTCATAGGAAATCAATTTGTTTTATGGAAAATATGTTATTTAATGAGAGAAAATGTTCAGATTTACTGGAAGCTCAATGTTTTGATAATTTTCAGGTTTCAATATTTGCACCTTATGAAAGTATTGCCTGTCAGACTCTTCAAATAGGCTATTATATAGGGTCAGTAGGAAATAAATTAACACGTGTTTTTGTTTGTGAAGGGGATGATGCACAGTTTGAAATGGACATCTAACTGGTGGTGAAATGAGCATTCTAGAGGGATGTGAAACAACTTCACATACTACCATGATGCTAAAGAAGAGGCCCAGCCAATCCCCTGTCCAGACTCACTACAATATTGTCACCCTGTGTTTACAGATGTGTCCATTAGTTGATGTGTGTTAACTTTCAATACCAGTGGTGTTGTTACTGTGAACTGCTCAAAGGTAGTCTGTTGCCTTTCTCTTGTGAACCCAGCGACAACACTGAAAAAGACTGCCCCAGAGGAGTGGCGTGGAGGTAACGATTCAATACAATTGTTTTCATTCTTTAAAATTATTTTGACACTCAAATCACCCTAATCATGGGCTACCCACCCTTCACCTCTCTTCAAATACTGTCTTCAAAAAAACTTTTCATTTTTACAGATAGTCATACAAAGGAATGTTTTTGTCACCTTTTAAGTTTTGagacaaaataaatacattttcacatGGTATGTAGGAAGAAGAAATAAAGCAAAGAGAACGTATATTTGGTAGTAGACTTGTTTCCTAAAAAGTAACCAGTGTGAATAGAATGGGTATGTGTATTCCAGAATCACAGGATAGCTTCTGTCAAACCCTTGGGCACTCTCGGTAATCTGGCAAGTGTCATTAGTCTCATGGTGAATGGGTTGCTGACTGCAATACCTGTTCCCCTACGGGAAAACCCCTTGGTATCTTACAGAAAAAATGAATGACCCACAAATGGTTATTCCACTGGTAATCTAATGTAACAGTAAAATAAAAGACGATATCGTTAATATGAGTTCTAAATTACAATTCCAGCTTTTCCTGAAACGTTTCATTTTAAATGTACATGAAGCCATTAGATAATTTTACCTCTAGTCAATGTTAAATTTAGCTCGAACTCAAAACGCACTACAATGGTTGAACTTGATGTCATTGTTCACATCCATCAGAAGCTATCGGCACCGCGGCTCCACATCCACTGGCACGCTTCCATTCTTCTGTGAAGCAAAGCGGTAAATGTCCTGTGTTCGTAGTGTTGCAGGAGTTACATCTGTGGAATTCTTCAGGAAGTTCCCTCCTGCAACTGATAACATTCCAGAACCAGTAGCCTGGAAAGCAGTAATCAATACACACCATGATGTCCTTCCTCTCATCCAAAAGCCACACTGTCTGTATGCACGTTAtaagcagtaggcctatatggtTGATTTTAGAAATGCAGTGTAtttctgatctttttttcactaattattcttttgaccaatcaaatcAGCTCTGGAACAGGTCTAATGTGAaaagatgtgattggtcaaaatatcAATTTAGTGGGAAAAGAAATCGGAATTGGGCTGCCAATGATTCATATTGGCTGTAAATGGAAGAACTTGAACAACAAGACCTATGATTATTTTAAAAGTAGGTCCGTCCTTTTTTAAACATCCATTATATGCTTTAGAGGTGATCCATTCATGACTTTGTTATTTAGAGAATTAAATTAAATGGGTGCTTACATATTCTGATAAATCCCAATGTAAATTGGGACATTTAGCCTTCAAGCGACTGTGATATTACCTGTCTGTGAGACTCTGTCAAACTAGTTATTTAGCAGTAAGTCGGGTATCGGGTCCAGTCAGAACAAAGCAAGAatgacacaccacaccacagggcCCTGCAGACATTTTTCAAATTGTAATCTAGCACTTCATTCTGCCTAGCCACTAGGAGTGTCAACCAGATGCCCTACTTGCCAAGCAGGAACCAAGGTATGTTCCTCTGTCAGAATTCAATAATGCATAACATCCTATGCACTATCAATCTTTTTTTTCTCTGGGGGAATCTGTACCAATAAAGTAAGGGTGCTATGCATAGGACATTGTGAAACAACATTTAGGATACATAAACAGTGTTGCATCAATATTAACCCACTAGACTATCTGAACAATGGACTGACCACcagggttctgtgtgtgtggtggggaacAGAAGGGGGTTGTTGAtgagggttcagtgtgtgtgaaaATCAACACATACTAGAGAAGCTGTGACACCTGGCTCCTTGTCACTATCCTTAAACTGCAGCACTAACGGGAAACCCACTGGGCCGGTTCCCCATGCCCTGCCGTGGTGTCTGAACAAACACTCAAGGGTCCAACCCCAGGccccataatgaccactgccatAGGAGGACCCAATGACCATGACAGACTTTTGTTACCCCAACAGATCAGCCTGTTTAAATTGCTTTACTATTGATCAGCATGGATTGTCATGGAGGCAACAGTGATTATTCATCTGGGCTCAACACTGAGCTTTAGTTATTAGTTAATGCGGCTTTGATGATAGCTTTGAATTCAGATTTGACCTCTTGACTGTCTGTGATCACACTCTTTTTGGCTGTACTTGCATAAATTACATTAACAGCTTAGTTTTGGAAAGCATCCTGCCTCTTAGTTGGTGCACGGGTTAAAACTATCTGAGGGCAGTGTCTTTCCTTTTGCTAAGAGAGAGACTTAGGATAGGTGTAATTTCAGGGCAGGGGAGTGTGAAGATGTGGAACGACACTTTGGACTTTACCACTCCTCCTAGCCATGCACACAGTAGCTTCACTAACACCACTCTGCTCTTGTTAGGGGGTCTATATTCCCCCATTCCTGTCACTCTTGCTTCCTGGCACCCCTAAAATAAACAACTGTTTTTTTCTTTCCACCATTCCCCACCCCTGTCTTGACCCATTCCTAGTCATTGCTCTGTTCATTTCCTCCCTATACCCGTTGCTTTGAACACAATCAACTAGGAAATTGCTCTGCTGGGCCTTTTTACAAGGGGCACTGATGTCTCCCCATAATCTGTGCAGTAATACTATAAAAATATATGTGGAGGTGAGGATGGTAAAGCAGTTCACAAGTAACTGGTCTGAAAAGCAATAAACAGCTTGTCTTGATCAGTTCATCATGACAGTTTAAGAACATATTAGGCTTGTTGGGGGCCATCCTATTCTCAAGTACACTGTAAAAAACAACAGTTGTATCTACATACAatatcaaaaatatatatatatatatatattagatattaaCATTGTTTAGGCTTACCACTTGTTTTTCTTAGCACAAAACTACGTCGAGATTTCCGTTAGTTTGTataggttaccttcagatgagtacTAGTGATACTTGTGGGGGTCATGGAGCAAAATTAAGAACATCATCTTGTTCGTGAGAGGCTTCGCTAGTGTTCAAAATAGT includes:
- the LOC124035220 gene encoding eukaryotic translation initiation factor 4E-binding protein 2-like, which encodes MSSGCQKTTTSKSIPTRWVTINDAAHMPHEYSTTPGGTPFSITPGGTRIIYDRQFLLECRTSPLARTPPYSLPDIPGVTSPPSKHIINVKAHNGEPLYNNITVPADRSAGDDAQFEMDI